CGATGATCCGGTTCAGTTCATTGGTAAAACCGTGCTGGCCGGCCGCGAAGGCCTGCGCGACCGCTTCCAGGGAGTTGTCACGGCCCTGGTAGTTGATACGGGCCGCCAGGCGCTGCGCCAGGTCCTGCCGGCTGGGCAGGCCGGTCAAGGCCTGCGGCAGATCGCCGCCCCAAAAAATAACCAGGTTGCGGTGCGCCAGCGCATCGCTCAAATCAGGTGACAGTTGCAGGTTTGCCATCTCGAACCTCGTCAGGGTTGGATCAGATCATCGAACAAGGGCAGGCGTCGCTGCTGCAAGGCCTCGTAGGCATATAGATACATGCCGGCCGACCAGGCCTGGAGCGGATAGCCCATGGGGTTGCCGGTTTCGCCGTGCAGCCATTCGTTGAATTCCCACGGCTCATAGGCGCCGCGCTGATTGGCCGCGGCCAGATCGCGCAACAGATGCTCCGCATCATCCATCCAGCCCTGGCGCACCAGCGCGGCCACGTGAAATCCGCCGATGAAGGGCCAGATACCGCCGTTGTGATACTGGTGCGGCAGGTTCAGGTTGCGGCTGCGGTAGTATTCGCGCCACTCCGTCTGGCCCGGATAGATGACGGGATGAATGGCCTTGCTCGGATAAGGCCTGCCCGCGCCCACCTGGTAGAGGTGGCGCAAGATCAGCTCGCGGCGCCCGCTGTCGGCCACGCCGGTCAGGATGGCCAGGGTGTTACCCAGCACGTCGCAGTAATCGCCAAACTCGCGGAAGGCGACCCAGGGCAGGTAGAACGGACGGCTGGAGATGGTGCCCACGTTGTGATAGAGCATGTACCATTCCAGGCGCATGGCCTTGAGACGGGCCAACTGTTCGGCCCAAAGCTCTGGCTCCCAGCAGCGATTGACCCAGAGCAGCAGGTTGAGCCGTTCCTGCACCCCATCCGCCCCCGCCCGCGCCCCGCCCGCCTCAGCGCCGCAGGCTGCGGCCATCTGCGCAAAGGCATGCAAGCTGGCGAAGTAGAGGACGTTGTCATAGAGGACATTATAACGGACCGAGAGCAAATCCATCCAATCGCCGGCCTCGGGCACTTCGAGCAGGCCGCATTCATTCATGTCCTGATAA
Above is a window of Candidatus Amarolinea dominans DNA encoding:
- a CDS encoding glycogen debranching protein, yielding MDLLIEARERAVEVLQRCSSPIGFKASGLTRGYPHVWARDSIITALGAAWAEPTLFLPPFRASLDTLGAFQSPLGLIPLNVDVASRTVSTENAGAVDANLWFILGHYYHWLLSHDDAYLRDNFARLQRALVWLRYQDMNECGLLEVPEAGDWMDLLSVRYNVLYDNVLYFASLHAFAQMAAACGAEAGGARAGADGVQERLNLLLWVNRCWEPELWAEQLARLKAMRLEWYMLYHNVGTISSRPFYLPWVAFREFGDYCDVLGNTLAILTGVADSGRRELILRHLYQVGAGRPYPSKAIHPVIYPGQTEWREYYRSRNLNLPHQYHNGGIWPFIGGFHVAALVRQGWMDDAEHLLRDLAAANQRGAYEPWEFNEWLHGETGNPMGYPLQAWSAGMYLYAYEALQQRRLPLFDDLIQP